The following proteins are co-located in the Bosea sp. AS-1 genome:
- the arsC gene encoding arsenate reductase (glutaredoxin) (This arsenate reductase requires both glutathione and glutaredoxin to convert arsenate to arsenite, after which the efflux transporter formed by ArsA and ArsB can extrude the arsenite from the cell, providing resistance.) — MDVVIYHNPDCGTSRNTLAMIRNAGVEPHVIEYLKSPPSRRMVRELVDRAGLTLREALREKGTPYAELGLDDLSLSDEALLDAIEDHPILLNRPFVVTPKGVRLCRPSERVLDLLPPQRGEFRKEDGELVVDSSGRVLAGA; from the coding sequence ATGGACGTCGTCATCTACCACAACCCCGATTGCGGGACCTCGCGGAACACGCTCGCAATGATCCGGAATGCCGGGGTCGAACCGCATGTTATCGAATATCTGAAATCGCCGCCCTCGCGCAGAATGGTGCGCGAACTCGTCGATCGCGCCGGCCTTACGCTGCGCGAGGCGCTACGTGAAAAGGGAACGCCTTACGCCGAGCTTGGCCTGGACGATCTCTCGCTCAGCGATGAAGCCCTGCTCGACGCAATCGAGGACCATCCCATTCTCCTGAATCGCCCCTTCGTGGTGACGCCGAAGGGCGTCCGACTGTGTCGCCCGTCCGAGCGGGTGCTCGACCTGTTGCCGCCGCAGCGCGGTGAGTTCCGCAAGGAAGACGGCGAGCTTGTCGTTGATTCATCCGGCCGTGTCCTCGCGGGAGCCTAA